One window of the Crassaminicella thermophila genome contains the following:
- the aroB gene encoding 3-dehydroquinate synthase, with translation MYEIKINLAHKSYSIFIKNGLIDYIGKEIKKNYKNKKIAVITDINVEKFYGEKIMQQFKNDFEVKMITVKPGEKSKSLDTLEYLYNELLDFEITRGDLIIAFGGGVIGDITGFAAATLLRGIPFIQIPTSLLAQIDSSVGGKVAVNLSRGKNLVGNFYHPEAVFIDPILLRTLDKRFLYDGMAEVIKYGCIRDEKLFKSLLEYENEHELFNNIEEIIFRCCSIKKEIVEKDEKDTGERMLLNFGHTLGHAVEKYYNYEKYTHGEAVAIGMYNITKRSEDMGITEIGTVSLIKEILKKYNLPYELPNMDKSNNIKTIGLDKKNKGSYMNIVLLKKIGNGFIKKIKREDIEKYI, from the coding sequence ATGTATGAAATAAAAATCAATCTTGCGCATAAAAGCTATTCAATATTTATAAAGAATGGGCTAATTGATTATATTGGGAAAGAAATAAAAAAGAATTATAAAAATAAGAAGATAGCTGTTATAACAGATATAAACGTTGAAAAATTTTATGGGGAAAAGATAATGCAGCAGTTTAAAAATGATTTTGAAGTAAAAATGATTACTGTGAAGCCTGGAGAGAAAAGTAAATCTTTAGATACATTGGAGTATTTATATAATGAGCTTTTGGATTTTGAAATAACAAGAGGAGACTTAATAATAGCTTTTGGAGGAGGCGTTATTGGGGATATAACTGGATTTGCAGCTGCTACATTGCTTAGGGGAATACCTTTTATACAGATTCCAACTTCTCTCTTGGCGCAAATTGATAGTAGTGTTGGGGGAAAAGTAGCAGTAAATCTGTCTAGAGGAAAGAATTTGGTAGGAAATTTTTATCATCCAGAAGCAGTATTTATTGACCCAATACTCCTAAGGACACTTGATAAAAGATTCTTATATGATGGTATGGCAGAAGTTATAAAATATGGATGTATAAGAGATGAGAAGCTGTTTAAAAGTTTACTAGAATATGAAAATGAACATGAATTGTTTAATAATATAGAAGAGATCATTTTTAGATGTTGCAGTATAAAAAAAGAAATAGTAGAAAAGGATGAAAAAGATACAGGAGAGAGAATGCTTTTAAATTTTGGACACACTTTAGGGCATGCTGTAGAGAAATATTATAATTATGAAAAGTATACCCATGGAGAAGCTGTGGCTATTGGAATGTATAATATAACTAAAAGAAGTGAAGACATGGGGATAACAGAAATTGGTACAGTAAGTCTTATAAAGGAAATATTGAAAAAATATAATTTGCCTTATGAATTACCAAATATGGATAAATCTAATAATATTAAGACGATCGGCTTAGATAAGAAAAATAAAGGAAGCTATATGAATATTGTTTTGCTGAAAAAAATAGGAAATGGTTTTATAAAAAAAATAAAACGAGAAGACATAGAAAAGTATATATAG
- the aroA gene encoding 3-phosphoshikimate 1-carboxyvinyltransferase, which yields MKSVKIIPSSLKGEVRIPPSKSMSHRAIIAAGLSNGISNIDNITFSDDIIATLEGMKSFGVESENTKTDSEYGISSILIKGTGRMKLLKNEIDCKESGSTLRFLIPMAGLFGEKITFIGRGKLIERPLDTYYKIFREQNIQYTNNEGKLPLSVEGKLRPGIFYMKGNISSQFITGLLFILPMLDGDSKIVITTELESKGYVDLTLDILNKFNIHVENNNYKEFIIKGNQKYNSCDYRVEGDFSQAAFWIVAGILGSGIKCSDLNIDSLQGDKMILDIVKEMGANILVQDNFVKVEKSYTNGIVIDASQCPDLVPILATLGAVSKGTTKIINAARLRIKESDRLKAMATELNKLGADVLELEDGLEIKGKEKLNGGVVDSWNDHRIAMALAIASIKCTEPVIIINSDAVKKSYPRFWQDFKSLGGKIDERNVGR from the coding sequence GTGAAAAGCGTAAAAATAATTCCTTCTTCCCTTAAAGGAGAAGTTAGAATACCACCATCTAAGAGTATGAGTCATAGAGCTATTATTGCTGCGGGGCTTTCTAATGGTATAAGTAATATAGACAATATTACATTTTCCGATGATATTATTGCAACGTTAGAGGGAATGAAATCATTTGGAGTGGAATCAGAAAATACAAAAACAGATTCTGAATATGGAATAAGCAGCATTTTAATAAAAGGAACTGGAAGAATGAAGCTTTTAAAAAATGAAATAGATTGTAAGGAGTCAGGTTCAACACTTAGATTCTTAATTCCAATGGCAGGATTATTCGGAGAAAAGATAACTTTTATTGGAAGGGGAAAGCTTATAGAGCGTCCTTTAGATACTTATTATAAAATATTTAGAGAACAAAATATACAGTATACAAATAATGAAGGAAAACTGCCTTTAAGTGTAGAGGGAAAATTAAGACCAGGGATTTTTTATATGAAGGGAAATATTAGCTCACAGTTTATAACTGGACTTTTATTCATATTGCCAATGCTTGATGGAGATTCTAAAATCGTTATAACAACAGAATTAGAATCTAAAGGGTATGTGGATTTAACCCTTGATATTCTAAATAAATTTAATATACATGTTGAAAATAATAATTATAAAGAGTTTATTATAAAAGGAAATCAAAAGTATAATTCTTGTGATTATCGTGTTGAAGGAGATTTTTCACAAGCAGCTTTTTGGATTGTAGCAGGTATATTAGGAAGTGGTATAAAATGTAGTGATTTAAATATTGATTCTCTTCAAGGAGATAAGATGATTTTAGATATTGTAAAAGAGATGGGAGCTAATATTTTAGTACAAGATAATTTTGTTAAGGTAGAAAAGTCATATACGAATGGGATTGTAATAGATGCTTCTCAATGTCCAGATCTTGTTCCAATTCTTGCAACATTAGGAGCAGTAAGCAAAGGTACTACAAAAATAATCAATGCAGCAAGACTTAGAATAAAGGAATCTGATAGATTAAAGGCAATGGCTACAGAATTAAATAAGCTAGGTGCAGATGTGCTAGAATTAGAAGATGGATTAGAGATTAAAGGAAAAGAAAAATTAAATGGTGGTGTTGTTGATAGTTGGAATGATCATCGTATCGCTATGGCTTTAGCTATTGCTTCTATAAAATGTACTGAACCAGTAATTATTATAAATAGTGATGCTGTAAAAAAATCTTATCCAAGATTTTGGCAGGATTTTAAAAGTTTAGGAGGAAAAATAGATGAGCGGAATGTGGGGCGATAA
- the aroC gene encoding chorismate synthase, with amino-acid sequence MSGMWGDNLKLSIFGESHGKAIGIVIDGLPGGITLDTEYIYKEMQRRAPGKNKLSTPRKEKDQFEILSGYFNNKTTGTPLCAVIYNTNQRSKDYEKTKSIIRPGHADYTGYIKYKGFNDYRGGGHFSGRITAPLVFAGAIAKQILEKKDIIIGSHIKSIGEINENSFDAVNIEGGFLKEIISKDFPVMDDEKGIKMKNRILKAKEDMDSVGGIIETAIVNVPAGVGSPFFDSVESKLAQLLFSIPAVKGVEFGAGFDITRMKGSESNDEFFIEKDDIKTYTNYNGGVLGGISNGMPILFRTALKATPSIGKLQRTIDIQKRKNTEIKVEGRHDPCIVPRAVPVVEAVAAIVLLDFLIEKDGIPWMI; translated from the coding sequence ATGAGCGGAATGTGGGGCGATAATTTAAAGCTTTCAATTTTTGGAGAGTCCCATGGAAAAGCAATAGGAATTGTTATAGATGGACTTCCAGGAGGAATAACGTTAGATACTGAATATATATATAAAGAAATGCAAAGAAGAGCACCAGGAAAAAATAAACTATCTACTCCAAGAAAAGAAAAAGATCAATTTGAGATATTAAGTGGATATTTTAACAATAAAACAACAGGAACACCTCTTTGTGCTGTTATATATAATACAAATCAAAGATCAAAGGATTATGAAAAGACAAAATCTATTATAAGACCAGGCCATGCAGATTATACAGGATATATAAAATATAAAGGATTTAATGATTATAGGGGTGGAGGACATTTTTCAGGAAGAATTACAGCTCCTTTAGTATTCGCAGGAGCAATAGCAAAACAGATTTTAGAGAAAAAGGATATTATTATTGGAAGTCATATAAAAAGTATAGGAGAGATTAATGAAAATTCTTTTGATGCAGTGAATATAGAAGGAGGCTTTTTAAAGGAAATTATAAGCAAGGATTTTCCTGTTATGGATGATGAAAAAGGGATAAAAATGAAAAATCGCATTTTAAAGGCAAAGGAAGATATGGATTCTGTCGGTGGGATTATTGAAACTGCTATAGTAAATGTTCCAGCAGGAGTGGGGTCGCCATTTTTTGATTCAGTAGAAAGTAAACTTGCACAGCTTCTATTTTCTATTCCAGCTGTAAAGGGAGTAGAATTTGGAGCAGGCTTTGATATTACAAGAATGAAAGGATCAGAATCTAATGATGAATTTTTTATAGAAAAAGATGATATAAAAACCTATACTAATTACAATGGTGGAGTTCTTGGTGGAATCAGTAATGGAATGCCTATATTATTTAGAACTGCATTGAAGGCAACACCTTCTATAGGAAAACTTCAAAGGACAATAGATATACAAAAAAGAAAAAATACAGAAATTAAAGTAGAAGGGCGTCATGATCCATGTATTGTACCTAGAGCTGTGCCAGTAGTAGAAGCTGTTGCAGCCATAGTTTTATTAGATTTTTTGATAGAGAAGGATGGGATACCATGGATGATTTAG
- a CDS encoding chorismate mutase, with protein sequence MDDLAKLRQTIDYIDRELIKLFEMRMETVLKIADYKKENGIPILNRDREAEVIRKNISYLKNNNFEESTEDFLNYIMEISRKIQKQKFDVENKLRVGFQGVEGSFSEQALIEYFGDDVVRKNASDFQDVFVALENNEIDYGVLPIENSSTGGIAEVYDLLRKYGFYIIGEKCLKVEHHLLGIKDTKLEDIIEVYSHPQAFGQSNEFFKMHSDWKLIPYKNTAMSAKLIRDENSKMKAAVASKKAAELYGLDIIVPNINFNKSNYTRFIIIGKSLELKDEADKISVVVAIPHRAGALYSILRYFAENNLNMLKIESRPIINKSWEYFFYIDFEGNLHEKVVKDAIELIEKNSSFFQLLGNYKGHKG encoded by the coding sequence ATGGATGATTTAGCAAAGTTAAGACAAACTATTGATTATATAGATAGAGAACTTATAAAATTATTTGAAATGCGAATGGAAACAGTATTAAAAATTGCTGATTATAAAAAAGAAAATGGTATTCCTATATTGAATAGGGATCGAGAAGCGGAAGTAATAAGGAAAAATATTTCGTATTTAAAAAATAATAATTTTGAAGAAAGTACAGAAGATTTTTTGAATTATATTATGGAGATTAGCAGAAAAATACAAAAACAAAAGTTTGATGTAGAGAATAAGCTTAGAGTTGGATTTCAGGGGGTAGAAGGATCGTTTAGCGAACAGGCTCTTATAGAATATTTTGGAGATGATGTTGTTAGAAAAAATGCAAGTGATTTTCAAGATGTATTTGTAGCTCTTGAAAATAACGAAATTGATTATGGTGTACTTCCTATAGAAAATTCTTCTACTGGAGGAATAGCAGAAGTATATGATCTTTTAAGGAAATATGGGTTTTATATTATTGGAGAAAAATGTTTAAAGGTAGAGCATCATTTGTTGGGGATAAAAGATACGAAGCTAGAAGATATAATAGAAGTATATTCTCATCCGCAGGCTTTTGGGCAGAGCAATGAATTTTTTAAGATGCATTCGGATTGGAAGTTGATTCCTTATAAAAATACAGCTATGAGTGCAAAATTAATAAGGGATGAAAATTCAAAAATGAAGGCTGCTGTAGCTAGTAAAAAAGCAGCTGAATTGTATGGGTTAGATATTATTGTACCAAATATAAATTTTAATAAGAGTAATTATACTAGATTTATAATAATCGGAAAAAGTTTGGAGTTAAAGGATGAAGCTGATAAAATTAGTGTAGTTGTTGCTATTCCTCATAGGGCTGGTGCGTTATATAGTATTTTGAGGTATTTTGCTGAAAACAATCTAAATATGTTGAAAATAGAATCAAGACCGATTATAAATAAATCATGGGAATATTTCTTTTATATAGATTTTGAGGGTAATTTGCATGAAAAAGTTGTGAAGGATGCAATTGAATTGATAGAGAAGAACAGTAGCTTTTTTCAGCTTCTTGGAAACTATAAAGGGCATAAAGGATAG
- the aroE gene encoding shikimate dehydrogenase yields the protein MFFGLIGEKLKHSFSPIIHSIIFEELNIKSYYHLFEVKREDLKEAIYGLKALGAKGVNVTIPYKVEVIKYLDSISSEAKRIGAVNTICFKDNEAIGYNTDYYGFGIMLDKHHIDLKNKKAVILGTGGASKSVIQYLLDKGIGDITLVSRNVDSGKEKYKNFKIMSYDKIGLLKEQDLIINCTPCGMHPNVQNSPIRKKDIFNFKVAVDLIYNPLETLFLKYGKEEGLKTINGLYMLVGQAVKAQEFWNGIKINSSVCDKIYEKICDIQGGYNG from the coding sequence ATGTTTTTTGGGCTTATAGGAGAAAAACTAAAGCATAGTTTTTCTCCAATTATACATTCTATTATATTTGAAGAACTTAATATTAAAAGCTATTATCATTTATTTGAGGTGAAAAGAGAAGATTTAAAAGAAGCGATATATGGTTTAAAGGCGTTAGGAGCAAAGGGTGTGAATGTAACGATTCCTTATAAGGTTGAAGTTATTAAATACCTAGATAGTATTTCAAGTGAAGCTAAGCGGATCGGAGCAGTAAATACAATATGTTTTAAGGATAATGAAGCAATCGGATATAATACAGACTATTATGGTTTTGGAATTATGCTTGATAAGCATCATATTGATTTAAAGAATAAAAAAGCTGTTATATTAGGGACTGGTGGAGCTTCAAAAAGTGTTATTCAGTATCTTTTAGATAAAGGGATAGGAGATATTACTCTTGTAAGTAGAAATGTTGATTCTGGGAAAGAAAAATATAAAAATTTTAAAATTATGTCCTATGATAAAATAGGATTGTTAAAAGAGCAGGATTTAATTATTAACTGTACACCATGTGGAATGCATCCAAATGTTCAGAATTCACCTATAAGAAAAAAAGACATTTTCAATTTTAAAGTTGCAGTGGATTTAATATATAATCCATTAGAAACTTTATTTTTAAAATATGGGAAAGAAGAAGGATTAAAGACTATAAATGGACTTTATATGTTAGTAGGGCAGGCTGTAAAAGCACAAGAATTTTGGAATGGTATAAAAATTAATAGTAGTGTTTGCGATAAAATTTATGAAAAAATTTGTGATATACAAGGTGGTTACAATGGCTGA
- a CDS encoding shikimate kinase: MAENIYKNIVLIGMPGCGKTTIGKLLAERLNMKFCDIDKYIEEKEGRSVSDIFKKGEEFFRSIENKAVKEVSKNCPLVISTGGGVIKLAENIELLKKNGLIIFIDRSVEDIISDVDTSTRPLLKDGKEKIYNLYKERYILYKKYCDCEIKNDTTLKIVIDRIVACLNRHLGDDNFENINY, encoded by the coding sequence ATGGCTGAAAATATATATAAAAATATTGTGCTTATTGGAATGCCAGGATGTGGAAAAACAACAATAGGAAAGCTTTTAGCTGAGAGATTGAATATGAAATTTTGTGATATAGACAAATATATCGAAGAAAAAGAGGGAAGAAGTGTTTCAGATATTTTTAAAAAAGGAGAAGAATTTTTTAGAAGTATTGAAAATAAAGCAGTAAAAGAAGTAAGTAAGAATTGTCCGTTGGTTATATCAACAGGTGGAGGAGTTATTAAGTTAGCTGAAAATATAGAATTACTAAAGAAAAATGGACTGATTATATTTATAGATAGGTCAGTAGAAGATATTATTTCTGATGTTGATACAAGTACTAGACCACTATTAAAGGATGGAAAAGAAAAAATTTACAATTTATATAAAGAAAGGTATATTTTATATAAAAAATATTGTGATTGTGAAATTAAAAATGATACAACATTAAAAATAGTAATAGATAGGATTGTTGCATGTCTAAATAGACATTTAGGAGATGATAATTTTGAAAATATTAATTATTAA
- the aroQ gene encoding type II 3-dehydroquinate dehydratase, translating to MKILIINGPNINFLGIREKHIYGGKTYKEMCTYLNEKAKELSLEIDIVQSNIEGEIVNFIQGAYKKYDGIIINPAAYTHYSIAIYDALKAVDIKAVEVHISNIHSREEYRKKSVTASACIGQICGFGIYGYVLAMMALANTKTG from the coding sequence TTGAAAATATTAATTATTAATGGACCAAATATTAATTTTTTAGGAATAAGGGAAAAACATATATATGGTGGAAAAACTTATAAGGAAATGTGTACTTATCTAAATGAAAAAGCAAAGGAACTATCATTAGAAATAGATATTGTTCAGAGTAACATAGAAGGAGAAATTGTAAACTTTATACAAGGAGCTTATAAAAAATATGATGGAATTATAATTAATCCTGCTGCATATACCCACTATAGTATTGCTATTTATGATGCTTTAAAAGCAGTTGACATTAAAGCTGTTGAAGTACATATAAGTAATATACATTCAAGGGAAGAATATAGAAAAAAGTCTGTTACAGCTTCCGCATGTATTGGGCAAATTTGTGGTTTTGGAATCTATGGATATGTACTTGCTATGATGGCATTGGCAAATACAAAAACAGGATAG
- a CDS encoding endolytic transglycosylase MltG, with product MFEKMKDALYEISDILLAFVIILTMSTIITWKVTDSLAYSKENIAKVNVNSDSNEIKVVEEPTLPIIEEEADSSDSDEEVISKEEDIPSTSVDDKVPADPSPQPTIVHIQIPSGTPGIGIAKILKDKGLIENTTKFISRVEELKIASKLKSGTFDIKTNTSLDDIIYIIAGKKK from the coding sequence ATGTTCGAAAAAATGAAAGATGCTTTATATGAAATAAGTGACATACTCTTAGCCTTTGTTATTATTTTAACAATGTCTACTATAATTACTTGGAAAGTAACAGATTCATTAGCTTATTCTAAGGAAAACATTGCAAAAGTAAATGTAAATTCTGATAGTAATGAAATAAAAGTGGTTGAAGAACCAACCCTCCCTATCATTGAAGAAGAAGCAGACTCATCTGATTCAGATGAAGAGGTTATTTCAAAAGAAGAAGATATTCCTAGTACTTCTGTTGATGATAAAGTACCTGCTGATCCTTCACCACAACCTACTATTGTACATATTCAGATCCCTAGTGGTACACCTGGTATAGGTATTGCTAAGATATTAAAAGATAAAGGGCTTATTGAAAATACTACTAAGTTTATATCTAGAGTAGAAGAACTTAAAATTGCTTCAAAACTAAAATCTGGTACTTTTGATATAAAAACTAATACTTCTTTAGATGATATTATTTATATTATTGCAGGCAAAAAAAAGTAG
- a CDS encoding RluA family pseudouridine synthase → MRELCIGKNEKNQRIDKFLRKYLSKASLSFIYKMIRKKNIKVNGKKVNSDYILKEGDSIQLYLSENTIEGFIEKKDIKEVKRNFEIIYEDKNVLLVEKPPGLLVHEDINEDKNTLINQVIKYLYDKKEYNPQEEKTFVPASVNRLDRNTGGIVIIGKNNQALQILNEMIRKKDYIRKYYLTIVRGNLQGYKELKGYLLKDEKTNKVKVFKKKVPKAKEIHTIYRSIKTNGHYTLIEVEIITGRTHQIRAHLASMGYPLIGDCKYGNIKENRIFKDKFDLKHQFLHAYKIYFEKSIDSLKYLEGKSYFSSLPKKLEKIKIALFT, encoded by the coding sequence ATGAGAGAATTATGTATAGGGAAAAATGAAAAAAATCAAAGAATAGATAAATTTCTTAGAAAATATCTGTCAAAAGCTTCCCTGAGCTTTATTTACAAAATGATTAGAAAAAAAAATATTAAAGTTAATGGAAAAAAAGTAAATAGCGATTATATACTTAAAGAGGGAGATTCTATTCAATTGTATTTAAGCGAAAACACTATTGAAGGTTTTATTGAGAAGAAAGATATTAAAGAAGTAAAAAGAAACTTTGAAATTATATATGAAGATAAAAATGTATTATTAGTAGAAAAACCTCCAGGGCTTTTGGTTCATGAAGACATAAATGAAGATAAAAATACTTTGATAAATCAAGTGATAAAATACTTATATGATAAGAAAGAATATAATCCTCAAGAAGAAAAGACATTTGTTCCTGCAAGTGTTAATAGGTTAGATCGAAATACAGGGGGTATTGTGATCATTGGAAAAAACAATCAAGCATTACAAATCTTAAATGAGATGATTCGAAAGAAAGATTATATAAGAAAATACTATCTAACTATCGTAAGAGGAAACCTACAAGGTTATAAAGAACTAAAAGGATATTTATTAAAAGATGAAAAAACTAATAAAGTAAAAGTGTTTAAGAAGAAGGTACCTAAAGCAAAAGAAATACATACCATTTATAGATCAATAAAAACGAATGGTCATTATACTTTAATAGAAGTAGAAATTATAACAGGAAGAACCCATCAAATCCGAGCTCATTTGGCGAGTATGGGTTATCCTCTTATTGGAGATTGCAAATATGGTAATATAAAAGAAAATAGAATTTTTAAAGATAAGTTTGACTTAAAGCATCAATTTTTGCATGCTTATAAAATTTATTTTGAGAAAAGTATAGATTCTTTAAAGTATTTGGAAGGAAAAAGCTATTTTTCATCTTTACCAAAAAAATTAGAGAAAATAAAAATTGCATTATTTACATGA
- the lepB gene encoding signal peptidase I produces the protein MRKEILEWVKTIIISVVIAMVITTFIRPTLVKGYSMYPTLNEYDYLIINKIPYMMHEPERGDIVVFKSHLQTAEGKEKDLIKRVIAVAGDKIKITDGEVFVNDKKLDEPYINGDYTPGEMELKVPEGTIFCMGDNRQNSLDSRDERVGPVKINTVRGKVLVRLYPFTKIGKVQ, from the coding sequence ATGAGGAAAGAGATTTTAGAATGGGTTAAAACGATTATAATATCTGTAGTCATTGCAATGGTTATTACAACTTTTATCCGACCTACTTTGGTTAAGGGATATTCCATGTATCCAACTTTAAATGAATATGACTATTTAATTATTAATAAAATACCTTATATGATGCATGAACCAGAAAGAGGAGATATTGTTGTTTTTAAATCTCACTTACAAACAGCAGAAGGAAAAGAGAAAGATTTAATAAAAAGAGTGATTGCTGTAGCAGGAGATAAAATCAAAATAACAGATGGAGAAGTGTTTGTAAATGACAAAAAGCTAGATGAACCATATATTAATGGAGATTATACACCAGGAGAGATGGAGCTTAAAGTACCAGAAGGCACTATATTTTGTATGGGAGATAATAGACAAAATAGTTTAGATAGTCGTGATGAAAGAGTAGGACCTGTTAAAATAAATACCGTTAGAGGAAAAGTTTTGGTTAGACTATATCCTTTTACAAAAATAGGAAAAGTTCAATAA
- a CDS encoding CBS domain-containing protein, producing the protein MKVRDLMTKEVSFANPNTPISQIATQMKNLDVGSIPVCDSNQRAVGIVTDRDIVLRSVSNGNINASAQDVMSGQLIYATPDMHAHEAANIMAQNQIRRLPVVENGKLVGMLSIGDLATVNIYVNEAGDALSDISQPSKPKM; encoded by the coding sequence ATGAAAGTTAGAGATTTAATGACAAAAGAAGTATCTTTTGCAAATCCTAATACACCTATAAGTCAAATTGCAACTCAGATGAAAAATTTAGATGTAGGCTCTATTCCGGTTTGTGATAGCAATCAACGTGCAGTAGGGATTGTTACTGATAGAGATATTGTACTTCGTAGTGTTTCTAATGGAAATATTAATGCAAGTGCTCAGGATGTTATGTCAGGACAATTGATTTATGCAACGCCAGATATGCATGCTCATGAAGCAGCAAATATAATGGCACAGAATCAAATAAGAAGATTGCCAGTAGTAGAAAATGGAAAACTAGTAGGAATGTTATCCATTGGAGATTTAGCTACTGTAAATATATATGTAAATGAAGCAGGAGATGCATTAAGTGATATTTCACAGCCAAGTAAGCCAAAAATGTAA